The following proteins are co-located in the Sphingomonas donggukensis genome:
- a CDS encoding DUF3253 domain-containing protein → MSAAPTSRDARTATLALLATRAEGATICPSEVARTLAAAAGTEDWRAAMPIVHTAVDGLVTDGLIRLSWKGDAKPTRKGPYRIARPASGDR, encoded by the coding sequence ATGTCCGCCGCCCCGACCAGCCGAGACGCCCGCACCGCGACCCTCGCCCTGCTCGCCACCCGCGCGGAGGGGGCCACCATCTGCCCCAGCGAAGTCGCCCGCACCCTCGCCGCCGCAGCCGGCACCGAAGACTGGCGCGCCGCCATGCCCATCGTCCACACGGCGGTCGACGGCCTGGTCACCGACGGCCTGATCCGCCTGAGCTGGAAGGGCGATGCCAAGCCCACCCGCAAAGGCCCCTACCGCATCGCGCGCCCAGCGTCCGGAGATCGCTAG
- a CDS encoding HK97 family phage prohead protease encodes MTGARVRFAGYAAVFDAPDRGGDVVRRGAFGVPGPVPLLWQHRGRPVGQVEAIGEDARGLRVVGRIDDARLAGLVASGAIEGLSFGYRVRRSAQGARRELQAVELVEVSLVAQPMQPLARVHAWEAGDPTETVAVAGDSAPKAG; translated from the coding sequence GTGACCGGGGCGCGCGTGCGCTTTGCGGGCTATGCCGCGGTGTTCGATGCGCCCGACCGCGGCGGTGACGTGGTCAGGCGGGGGGCATTCGGCGTGCCGGGGCCGGTGCCGCTGCTGTGGCAGCATCGCGGACGTCCGGTCGGGCAGGTCGAGGCGATCGGCGAGGATGCGCGCGGCTTGCGTGTCGTCGGGCGGATCGACGATGCGCGGCTCGCCGGGCTGGTGGCGTCGGGCGCGATCGAGGGGCTGTCGTTCGGATACCGCGTGCGCCGCAGTGCGCAGGGCGCGCGGCGCGAGCTGCAGGCAGTCGAGCTGGTCGAGGTGAGCCTGGTCGCGCAGCCGATGCAGCCGCTGGCGCGGGTGCATGCCTGGGAAGCGGGCGATCCGACCGAAACGGTCGCGGTTGCAGGCGACAGCGCGCCAAAAGCTGGTTGA
- the arr gene encoding NAD(+)--rifampin ADP-ribosyltransferase has translation MTYAVEATPPFYHGTRADLRVGDLLSVGWASNYGSGAAMSWIYFSARVESAVWGAELAAGEGRERIYIVEPTGDFVDDPNLTDTKFPGNPTASYRSRAPLKIVGELTEWTPHPPEQVQAMRDHVAALAAQGITAID, from the coding sequence ATGACCTATGCCGTCGAAGCCACCCCGCCCTTCTACCACGGGACGCGCGCCGACCTGCGCGTCGGCGACCTGCTGTCGGTCGGGTGGGCGTCGAACTACGGGTCGGGGGCGGCGATGTCGTGGATCTATTTCTCGGCGAGGGTGGAGTCGGCGGTGTGGGGCGCGGAGCTGGCGGCGGGCGAGGGGCGGGAGCGCATCTATATCGTCGAGCCGACCGGGGACTTCGTCGACGACCCCAATTTGACCGACACGAAGTTCCCGGGGAATCCGACCGCGTCGTACCGGAGCCGCGCGCCGCTGAAGATCGTCGGCGAGTTGACCGAGTGGACGCCGCATCCGCCCGAGCAGGTGCAGGCGATGCGGGATCATGTCGCGGCCCTGGCGGCGCAGGGGATCACCGCGATCGATTGA
- a CDS encoding DUF1810 domain-containing protein, translating to MTDPLDRFVAAQAHGVHAAALAELRAGHKRTHWMWFVFPQVAGLGRSATAIHYALADVDAARAYLAHPILGPRLHEAAGAILAHANQRTADQILGPIDAIKLRSSATLFDAAVGDPVFAAILDAFYAGARDPATLDRMHGA from the coding sequence ATGACCGACCCGCTCGACCGCTTCGTCGCCGCCCAGGCGCACGGCGTCCATGCCGCCGCCCTCGCCGAGCTGCGCGCCGGCCACAAGCGCACCCACTGGATGTGGTTCGTCTTCCCCCAGGTCGCCGGCCTCGGGCGCAGCGCCACCGCGATCCATTACGCACTGGCCGACGTCGACGCAGCGCGCGCCTATCTCGCGCACCCGATCCTCGGCCCTCGCCTTCACGAAGCCGCCGGCGCGATCCTCGCCCACGCCAACCAGCGCACCGCCGATCAGATCCTCGGCCCGATCGACGCCATCAAACTCCGATCCAGCGCCACCCTGTTCGACGCGGCGGTCGGCGACCCGGTCTTCGCCGCGATCCTCGATGCCTTCTACGCCGGCGCCCGCGATCCCGCGACGCTCGACCGGATGCACGGCGCCTGA
- a CDS encoding phage head spike fiber domain-containing protein: MSAIAIRIDGRSPRWRGFDFTAGMLPPGATFQRGTVATVMSDDGRAIVVPVDQPRYAAGGGLVLEGLSSNLLPDSRSVAGWDRDRTGSGAADPVVTAGPVAAPDGLAADRVQFDAGAGQSRLSRTIAGLGATAVHCFSIWLRSDAPGVGPALALNATVGAPAQVDAQWRRFVVSAPAVAGSATCRLVLDAAAGPATASIWAWGAQLEASANASLPIATGASAATRAKDRLTLDWARQGVADGAREFDYHFIDGGLARLGTIVSGGLAMMALPGGGRPIARIAAP; this comes from the coding sequence ATGAGCGCGATCGCGATCCGCATCGACGGCCGGAGCCCGCGGTGGCGCGGATTCGACTTTACGGCGGGCATGCTGCCGCCGGGCGCGACTTTCCAGCGCGGCACCGTCGCGACCGTGATGAGCGACGACGGGCGGGCGATCGTCGTGCCCGTCGACCAGCCGCGCTATGCCGCCGGCGGCGGGCTGGTGCTGGAGGGGCTGTCGAGCAACCTGCTGCCCGACAGCCGCAGCGTCGCCGGCTGGGACCGCGACCGCACCGGCAGCGGCGCGGCGGACCCGGTGGTGACCGCCGGGCCGGTAGCGGCGCCCGACGGGCTGGCCGCGGACCGGGTGCAGTTCGACGCGGGCGCCGGCCAGTCGCGGCTGTCGCGGACGATCGCGGGGCTGGGGGCGACGGCGGTGCACTGCTTCAGCATCTGGCTGCGCAGCGATGCCCCCGGCGTCGGCCCCGCGCTGGCGCTGAACGCGACCGTCGGCGCGCCGGCGCAGGTCGATGCGCAGTGGCGGCGCTTCGTGGTGAGCGCGCCCGCGGTCGCCGGCAGCGCGACGTGCCGGCTGGTGCTTGACGCCGCGGCTGGCCCGGCGACGGCGTCGATCTGGGCATGGGGCGCTCAGCTGGAGGCGAGCGCGAATGCGAGCCTGCCGATCGCCACCGGAGCATCGGCGGCGACGCGCGCGAAGGACCGGCTGACGCTGGACTGGGCGCGGCAGGGCGTCGCCGATGGCGCCCGCGAATTCGACTATCACTTCATCGACGGCGGGCTGGCGCGGCTGGGTACGATCGTCTCCGGCGGACTGGCGATGATGGCGCTGCCCGGCGGCGGCCGCCCGATCGCGCGCATCGCCGCGCCCTGA
- a CDS encoding nucleoside 2-deoxyribosyltransferase, whose protein sequence is MNTTLAIEKRNLSAMQYAALSYRIRQITDAAKSGEDVITLTTYSIDEMLPNLQLPSPAEQASHILKYFGDSIQNSGEPARNPPKSFVAQIGAINRPAALRIVRQLADGGLLLIANRSFQGTADEPDGIDLSLKGWAQWEEERRGQFAGSHGFIALQFGDPELDPFLKDVVKPAVSELGYRLEDMRDAARAGVIDNVMRARIRDAAFVLVDLTHANAGAYWEAGYAEGLGKPVLYLCKDSVFAERGTHFDTNHCTTVMWNAKTPAEFSAELQATLRRSLGLFA, encoded by the coding sequence TTGAACACGACGCTTGCAATTGAGAAGCGCAACCTCAGTGCTATGCAATATGCTGCCTTATCTTATCGAATAAGACAAATTACGGATGCAGCGAAATCTGGCGAAGACGTAATCACTTTAACAACTTATTCTATCGACGAAATGCTTCCAAACCTGCAACTGCCAAGCCCAGCTGAGCAGGCGTCGCATATTCTAAAATACTTTGGTGATAGTATACAAAATTCCGGAGAGCCGGCGCGAAACCCACCAAAATCTTTCGTCGCACAAATCGGTGCGATAAATCGCCCTGCAGCGCTACGGATTGTTCGCCAGTTAGCAGACGGAGGGCTGCTGTTAATTGCGAACCGGTCGTTCCAAGGTACGGCCGACGAACCCGATGGAATTGATCTCTCGTTGAAGGGTTGGGCACAATGGGAGGAAGAAAGGCGTGGTCAATTTGCTGGATCGCACGGATTCATCGCACTTCAGTTTGGTGATCCTGAACTCGACCCATTTTTGAAAGATGTGGTCAAACCCGCTGTATCTGAGCTGGGATATCGTCTTGAGGATATGCGCGACGCGGCGCGCGCTGGTGTTATCGACAATGTGATGCGCGCACGGATCAGGGACGCGGCTTTCGTACTTGTCGATCTGACACATGCGAATGCTGGAGCATATTGGGAGGCAGGCTACGCTGAGGGGCTAGGAAAGCCCGTATTATATCTTTGCAAAGATTCGGTGTTTGCCGAGCGAGGTACTCATTTCGATACTAATCACTGCACGACGGTCATGTGGAATGCAAAGACTCCGGCGGAATTTTCGGCAGAGCTTCAAGCTACGCTACGTCGGTCACTCGGACTATTCGCGTAG
- a CDS encoding DUF3833 domain-containing protein translates to MRLFHAPLALIPLLLAGPPAAARAPDAPVRFDAIRFFAGHTEGAGRLKIVMRPPTLVDVHGDGRVMEDGTLLLRQTVEQWGVPAKQREWRIRQVTPGHYAGTLSDAAGPVVGEVIGGRLKLAFRMKGGLHATQWIEAAADGRSAHNRMTVRKMGVVVVHLDETIRRTGG, encoded by the coding sequence ATGCGCCTGTTCCATGCCCCGCTCGCCCTGATCCCGCTGCTGCTCGCAGGCCCGCCGGCCGCAGCGCGCGCGCCCGATGCGCCGGTGCGCTTCGATGCGATACGCTTCTTTGCCGGGCATACCGAGGGAGCCGGGCGGCTGAAGATCGTGATGCGGCCTCCCACGCTGGTCGACGTCCACGGCGATGGCCGGGTGATGGAGGACGGCACGCTGCTGCTGCGCCAGACGGTCGAGCAGTGGGGCGTGCCCGCGAAGCAGCGCGAATGGCGTATTCGGCAAGTGACGCCCGGCCATTATGCCGGCACGCTGAGCGACGCGGCGGGGCCGGTCGTGGGCGAGGTGATCGGCGGGCGCCTGAAGCTGGCTTTCCGGATGAAGGGCGGGCTGCACGCGACGCAGTGGATCGAGGCGGCGGCGGATGGCCGGTCGGCACACAACCGCATGACGGTGCGCAAGATGGGCGTCGTGGTGGTGCATCTGGACGAGACGATCCGCCGCACCGGCGGGTGA
- a CDS encoding phage major capsid protein: MRDGNDALATSFAGIEGAGVPAARPLLAGGSALAVTSGFDGFVRSGATVELKAMSGIDGASGGYAVPREIDAVIDATLNSISPIRSIANVVKIGSAGYRKLVSTGGTPSGWSAETGGRPDTGTPAFTEIAPPMGELYANPSASQAMLDDAMFDVEGWLADEIAREFARAEGTAFVSGNGTNRPKGFLTQPVSTAGDATRTFGQLQYLASGAAGGFAANPEEKLIDLVQALRTPYRQGASFVMNSATLARIRKFKTSDGQFLWQPGLSVGQPATLLGYPVVEAEDMPDIAANSLSIAFGDFRAGYLITERSETQILRDPYSNKPFVSFYATKRVGGAVSNSEAIKLMKFAAS; encoded by the coding sequence ATGCGTGACGGAAATGACGCTTTGGCGACGAGCTTCGCCGGTATCGAGGGGGCCGGCGTTCCGGCGGCGCGGCCGCTGCTGGCGGGCGGTAGCGCCCTGGCGGTGACGAGCGGCTTCGACGGGTTCGTCCGGTCGGGCGCGACGGTCGAGCTGAAGGCGATGAGCGGGATCGACGGGGCGAGCGGCGGCTATGCCGTGCCGCGCGAGATCGATGCGGTGATCGACGCGACGCTGAACAGCATCTCGCCGATCCGCAGCATCGCCAACGTGGTGAAGATCGGCAGCGCGGGGTACCGCAAGCTGGTGTCGACCGGCGGCACGCCATCGGGCTGGTCGGCGGAAACTGGCGGACGCCCCGACACGGGCACGCCGGCCTTTACCGAGATCGCGCCGCCGATGGGCGAGCTGTACGCCAATCCGTCGGCCAGCCAGGCGATGCTGGACGACGCGATGTTCGACGTCGAGGGGTGGCTGGCCGACGAGATCGCGCGCGAGTTTGCCCGGGCTGAGGGCACGGCGTTCGTGAGCGGCAACGGCACCAACCGGCCCAAGGGGTTCCTGACCCAGCCGGTGTCGACCGCGGGCGATGCGACGCGGACGTTCGGCCAGTTGCAGTATCTGGCGTCGGGGGCGGCGGGTGGGTTTGCCGCCAACCCCGAGGAGAAGCTGATTGACCTGGTCCAGGCGCTGCGTACGCCATACCGGCAGGGCGCGTCGTTCGTCATGAACTCGGCGACGCTGGCGCGAATCCGCAAGTTCAAGACGAGCGACGGCCAGTTCCTGTGGCAGCCCGGCCTGTCGGTCGGGCAGCCGGCGACGCTGCTCGGCTATCCGGTGGTGGAGGCCGAGGACATGCCCGACATCGCCGCGAACAGTCTGTCGATCGCGTTCGGCGATTTCCGCGCCGGCTACCTCATCACCGAGCGCAGCGAGACGCAGATCCTGCGCGATCCCTATTCGAACAAGCCGTTCGTCAGCTTCTACGCAACCAAGCGCGTCGGCGGAGCGGTGAGCAATTCGGAGGCGATCAAGCTGATGAAGTTCGCCGCGAGCTGA
- a CDS encoding DNA-packaging protein, which translates to MPMSYRRELVVRWRKWSHDGQFEPEGDWRVWLIRAGRGFGKTLAGAEWIWARARETPGARIALVSGTIDDVRRVMIEGTSGLIAVARDDEDVKWNAAKGELRMPGGAVAYAYSAEAPEALRGPEHHYAWCDELAKWRAGDAAWDNLMMTLRLGERPRTLVTTTPKPTRLMRRVMALPDVTETLGKTRDNPHLPDTFVAAVTAEYAGTRLGRQELDGEMIDDVAGALWTRGVLEACRVRHAPALVRTVVAVDPSVSEGGDTCGIVAVALGADGLGYVIEDASAPGASPEGWAARVSACVERHGADRVVAEKNQGGDLVKGVLKAAGIKHEISLVHASKGKVARAEPVATLYEAGRVRHVGAFPALEDELCGLVAGGGYEGPGRSPDRADALVWGLSELMLGARGVASVRVV; encoded by the coding sequence ATGCCGATGTCGTACCGCCGCGAGCTGGTGGTGCGGTGGCGCAAATGGTCGCACGACGGGCAGTTCGAGCCCGAGGGCGACTGGCGGGTGTGGCTGATCCGTGCCGGGCGCGGGTTCGGCAAGACGCTTGCCGGAGCGGAATGGATCTGGGCGCGGGCGCGCGAGACGCCGGGGGCGCGGATCGCGCTGGTTAGCGGGACGATCGACGACGTGCGCCGGGTGATGATCGAGGGGACGAGCGGCCTGATCGCGGTGGCGCGCGACGACGAGGACGTGAAGTGGAACGCGGCAAAGGGCGAGCTGCGGATGCCGGGCGGGGCGGTCGCCTATGCCTATTCGGCGGAAGCGCCCGAGGCGTTGCGCGGGCCGGAGCATCACTATGCGTGGTGCGACGAGCTGGCGAAATGGCGGGCCGGCGACGCGGCGTGGGACAATCTGATGATGACGCTGCGGTTGGGCGAGCGCCCGCGCACGCTGGTGACGACGACGCCCAAACCGACGCGGCTGATGCGGCGGGTGATGGCGCTGCCCGACGTGACCGAGACGCTGGGCAAGACGCGCGACAATCCGCACCTGCCCGACACGTTCGTCGCGGCGGTGACCGCGGAGTACGCCGGCACGCGGCTGGGGCGGCAGGAGCTGGACGGCGAGATGATCGACGACGTCGCCGGCGCCCTTTGGACGCGCGGGGTGCTGGAAGCGTGCCGGGTGCGCCACGCGCCGGCGCTGGTGCGGACGGTGGTGGCGGTCGATCCGAGCGTGAGCGAGGGCGGCGACACGTGCGGTATCGTCGCGGTGGCGCTGGGCGCGGATGGGCTGGGTTACGTGATCGAGGATGCGAGTGCGCCGGGTGCTTCCCCGGAAGGCTGGGCGGCGCGGGTGTCGGCGTGTGTCGAACGCCACGGCGCCGACCGGGTGGTCGCGGAGAAGAACCAGGGCGGCGATTTGGTGAAGGGGGTGCTGAAGGCGGCGGGGATCAAACACGAGATTTCGCTGGTCCATGCGAGCAAGGGCAAGGTGGCGCGGGCGGAGCCGGTGGCGACGCTCTACGAAGCCGGGCGGGTGCGGCATGTCGGCGCGTTCCCGGCGTTGGAGGACGAGCTGTGCGGGCTGGTCGCGGGCGGCGGCTACGAAGGGCCGGGCCGCTCGCCCGATCGCGCCGACGCGCTGGTGTGGGGATTGAGCGAGCTGATGCTCGGCGCGCGCGGGGTGGCGAGCGTGCGAGTGGTGTGA
- a CDS encoding VOC family protein yields MPHLAHIALVVRDYDEALAFYVGKLGFELVEDSYQPAQDKRWVIIRPPGTPVGATTILLARASTPEQVARVGDQVGGRVSFFLATDDFARDHARFTAAGVTWVRAPADQPYGRVAVFADLYGNLWDLIEYAAGHPAAGATRR; encoded by the coding sequence ATGCCCCACCTAGCCCACATCGCCCTCGTCGTCCGCGACTATGACGAAGCGCTCGCCTTCTACGTCGGCAAGCTCGGGTTCGAGCTGGTCGAGGACAGTTATCAGCCCGCGCAGGACAAGCGCTGGGTCATCATCCGCCCGCCCGGTACTCCGGTCGGGGCCACTACCATCCTCCTCGCCCGCGCCTCGACGCCCGAGCAGGTCGCGCGGGTTGGGGATCAGGTTGGCGGGCGGGTCTCCTTCTTCCTCGCCACCGACGATTTCGCGCGCGACCATGCCCGCTTTACCGCTGCCGGGGTGACGTGGGTCCGTGCGCCTGCCGACCAGCCCTATGGGCGGGTGGCGGTGTTTGCCGATCTTTACGGCAACCTCTGGGACTTGATCGAATATGCCGCTGGGCACCCCGCCGCCGGGGCCACGAGGCGCTAG
- a CDS encoding phage portal protein encodes MKWFGWKPGRDESRPALSRATSSAAFGEWPLSYEAQLREGYAANPVAQRAVKLVADGVGWAAIEGSDPALIALVTARSTGQALLETLSAQLLLHGNAYVQVLGDGAGDVGELFALRPERVSVEADAGGWPVAYRYRVGERVTRLVADGPRPEIVHIKAFHPADDHYGLGCLGAAAGAIAIHNAATKWNKALLDNAARPSGALVYDPGDGSALSGEQFARLKTEMEAGFAGATNAGRPMLLEGGLKWQAMSLSPADMDFVGLKAVAAREIALAFGVPPMLLGLPGDAAYANYREANRALWRQAILPVADTILAGIAQGLRGWFDEARLGVALDRVPALAEDRERLWRSVSAADFLSVEEKRRALGIGEAA; translated from the coding sequence ATGAAATGGTTCGGGTGGAAGCCCGGGCGCGATGAGTCGCGTCCGGCGTTGTCGCGGGCGACGTCGTCTGCGGCATTCGGGGAATGGCCGCTGAGTTACGAGGCGCAGCTGCGCGAGGGCTATGCCGCCAATCCGGTGGCGCAGCGGGCGGTGAAGCTGGTGGCGGACGGTGTCGGGTGGGCGGCGATCGAGGGGTCGGATCCGGCGCTGATCGCGCTGGTGACGGCGCGATCGACCGGGCAGGCGCTGCTGGAAACGCTGAGCGCCCAGCTGCTGCTGCACGGCAATGCGTATGTGCAGGTGCTGGGCGACGGGGCGGGGGACGTCGGCGAGTTGTTCGCGCTGCGCCCCGAGCGGGTCAGCGTCGAGGCGGATGCCGGGGGCTGGCCGGTCGCGTATCGATACCGCGTCGGCGAGCGGGTGACGCGGCTGGTCGCGGACGGGCCGCGGCCCGAGATCGTGCATATCAAGGCGTTCCACCCGGCGGACGATCATTATGGTCTCGGCTGCCTGGGCGCGGCGGCGGGCGCGATCGCGATCCACAATGCTGCGACCAAGTGGAACAAGGCGCTGCTGGACAATGCCGCGCGACCGAGCGGGGCGCTGGTGTATGATCCGGGTGACGGCAGCGCGCTGTCGGGCGAGCAGTTCGCGCGGCTGAAGACCGAGATGGAAGCGGGGTTCGCCGGCGCGACCAACGCTGGGCGACCGATGCTGCTGGAAGGCGGATTGAAATGGCAGGCGATGAGCCTGTCGCCCGCCGACATGGATTTCGTCGGGCTGAAGGCGGTGGCGGCGCGCGAAATCGCGCTGGCGTTCGGGGTGCCGCCGATGCTGCTGGGCCTGCCCGGCGACGCCGCCTATGCCAATTACCGCGAGGCCAATCGCGCGCTGTGGCGGCAGGCGATCCTGCCGGTGGCGGACACGATCCTGGCGGGGATCGCGCAAGGCTTGCGCGGCTGGTTCGACGAGGCGCGGCTGGGCGTGGCGCTCGACCGGGTGCCGGCGCTGGCCGAGGACCGCGAGCGACTGTGGCGGAGCGTGTCGGCGGCGGACTTCCTGAGCGTCGAGGAAAAGCGGCGCGCACTGGGGATCGGAGAGGCGGCATGA
- a CDS encoding DUF6127 family protein produces the protein MNGAVLAQLMAQGSEGGADMATLRAIAEEAGELAANRALVKLGLHDEAARGDQAELREMLRAWRDAKRSALSAAFGWVMRVVLALVLVGIAVKTGFWAVPK, from the coding sequence ATGAACGGGGCGGTGCTGGCGCAGCTGATGGCGCAAGGTTCGGAGGGCGGCGCCGACATGGCGACGCTGCGCGCGATCGCCGAGGAAGCGGGCGAGCTGGCCGCAAACCGCGCGCTGGTGAAGCTGGGGCTGCACGACGAGGCGGCGCGCGGCGACCAGGCCGAGCTGCGCGAGATGCTGCGGGCGTGGCGCGATGCCAAACGATCGGCGCTGAGCGCGGCGTTCGGGTGGGTGATGCGCGTCGTGCTGGCGCTTGTGCTGGTCGGCATCGCGGTGAAGACGGGATTCTGGGCGGTGCCGAAGTGA
- the thiC gene encoding phosphomethylpyrimidine synthase ThiC → MADIDSKIERSSGKRTEIGVTTGPIRGSRKIHVGPLKVAMRAIDLEPSSGEPPLNVYDASGPYTDPDVTIDINAGLAPLRRQWILGRGDVESYDGRETRPEDNGQLGPDRSGGVPQFPNAVRRPLRAKAGMNVSQMHYARRGIITPEMEYVATRENLGREMLREYVRDGESFGASIPDYVTPEFVRDEIARGRAIIPNNVNHPESEPMAIGRNFLVKINANIGNSAVASDVATEVDKLVWSIRWGADTVMDLSTGRNIHDTREWIIRNSPVPIGTVPIYQALEKVGGIAEELTWDIFRDTLIEQAEQGVSYFTIHAGVRLAYVPMTAKRVTGIVSRGGSIMAKWCLSHHKESFLYEHFDEITQIMKAYDIAYSLGDGLRPGSIADANDEAQFSELYTLGELTHRAWADDVQVMIEGPGHVPMHKIRENMTKQLEVCGEAPFYTLGPLTTDIAPGYDHITSGIGAAMIGWYGTAMLCYVTPKEHLGLPDRDDVKTGVVTYKLAAHAADLAKGHPAAQMRDDALSRARFEFRWRDQFNLSLDPDTAEQYHDQTLPAEGAKTAHFCSMCGPKFCSMKITAEVREFAAKQNQGAEGFIAAGPSGAETAEASKAAAIKGMEEMSALYNAGGRELYIGAGGREHD, encoded by the coding sequence ATGGCCGATATCGATTCGAAGATCGAACGCTCCTCGGGCAAGCGTACCGAGATCGGCGTGACGACGGGGCCGATCCGGGGCTCGCGCAAGATTCACGTCGGCCCGCTGAAGGTCGCGATGCGGGCGATCGACCTGGAGCCGTCGTCGGGCGAGCCGCCGCTCAACGTCTATGACGCGAGCGGGCCGTACACCGACCCCGATGTGACGATCGACATCAACGCCGGGCTCGCCCCCTTGCGCCGCCAGTGGATATTGGGCCGCGGCGACGTGGAAAGCTATGACGGTCGCGAGACCCGGCCTGAGGACAACGGCCAGCTGGGGCCGGATCGCTCGGGCGGCGTGCCGCAATTCCCGAACGCAGTGCGCCGTCCCTTGCGCGCGAAGGCGGGGATGAACGTCAGCCAGATGCACTATGCCCGCCGCGGCATCATCACCCCCGAGATGGAATATGTCGCGACCCGCGAGAATCTGGGGCGCGAGATGCTCCGCGAGTATGTTCGCGACGGGGAAAGCTTCGGCGCGAGCATCCCCGACTATGTGACGCCCGAATTCGTCCGCGATGAGATCGCCCGCGGCCGCGCGATCATTCCGAACAACGTCAACCACCCCGAATCCGAACCGATGGCGATCGGGCGCAACTTCCTGGTGAAGATCAACGCCAACATCGGCAATTCCGCGGTCGCCAGCGACGTCGCGACCGAGGTCGACAAGCTAGTCTGGTCGATTCGCTGGGGCGCGGACACGGTCATGGACCTGTCGACGGGTCGCAACATCCACGACACCCGCGAATGGATCATCCGCAATTCGCCGGTGCCGATCGGAACGGTGCCGATCTACCAGGCGCTCGAAAAGGTCGGCGGCATCGCCGAGGAGCTGACGTGGGACATCTTCCGCGACACGCTGATCGAGCAGGCCGAGCAGGGCGTTTCCTATTTCACGATCCACGCCGGCGTGCGGCTGGCCTATGTGCCGATGACGGCGAAGCGGGTGACCGGCATCGTCAGCCGCGGCGGATCGATCATGGCGAAATGGTGCCTCAGTCACCACAAGGAGTCGTTCCTCTACGAGCATTTCGACGAGATCACCCAGATCATGAAGGCGTATGACATCGCCTATTCGCTGGGCGACGGCCTGCGCCCCGGAAGCATCGCCGACGCCAACGACGAGGCGCAGTTCAGCGAACTCTATACGCTGGGCGAACTCACCCACCGTGCTTGGGCAGACGACGTGCAGGTGATGATCGAGGGGCCGGGGCATGTGCCCATGCATAAGATCCGCGAAAATATGACCAAGCAGCTGGAGGTGTGCGGGGAGGCGCCGTTCTACACGCTCGGGCCGCTGACGACCGATATCGCGCCCGGTTACGATCACATCACGAGCGGGATCGGCGCGGCGATGATCGGGTGGTACGGCACGGCGATGCTCTGCTACGTCACGCCCAAGGAGCATCTGGGCCTGCCCGACCGCGACGACGTGAAGACGGGCGTCGTCACCTACAAGCTGGCCGCCCACGCCGCCGACCTGGCCAAGGGGCACCCCGCGGCGCAGATGCGCGACGATGCGCTCAGCCGCGCGCGCTTCGAATTCCGCTGGCGCGACCAGTTCAACCTGTCGCTCGACCCCGACACGGCGGAGCAATATCACGACCAGACTCTGCCCGCGGAAGGCGCCAAGACCGCGCATTTCTGCAGCATGTGCGGGCCGAAATTCTGCTCGATGAAGATCACCGCCGAGGTCCGCGAATTCGCGGCGAAGCAGAACCAGGGCGCGGAGGGCTTCATCGCCGCCGGCCCGAGCGGCGCGGAAACCGCGGAAGCCAGCAAGGCCGCGGCGATCAAGGGTATGGAGGAGATGAGCGCGCTCTACAACGCGGGCGGGCGGGAGTTGTACATCGGCGCTGGTGGGCGGGAGCATGATTGA
- a CDS encoding spike base protein, RCAP_Rcc01079 family encodes MADPFSNRADSVSAPATRASAVVPSDSVALNDVPKALYVGQGGAITLRGVGDVADTVWNNVPAGTILPFRPSHVRATGTTAAAILALS; translated from the coding sequence ATGGCAGATCCTTTTTCGAACCGCGCCGATTCGGTGTCGGCCCCGGCGACGCGCGCGAGCGCGGTCGTCCCGAGCGACAGCGTCGCGCTGAACGACGTGCCCAAGGCGCTGTATGTCGGCCAGGGCGGCGCCATCACGCTGCGCGGCGTCGGCGATGTCGCCGATACGGTGTGGAACAACGTCCCCGCAGGCACGATCCTGCCGTTCCGTCCGAGCCACGTCCGCGCGACCGGCACCACGGCAGCCGCGATCCTGGCGCTGTCGTGA